Proteins encoded in a region of the Cyanobacteriota bacterium genome:
- the fliG gene encoding flagellar motor switch protein FliG, whose amino-acid sequence MAKTKSSINTWSKRMKVAALLVLIDNDAAAGVLRSFNDDHEVIALAKEISMVGTVNENDQEILLNEMYEVLQIQKGVASGSLDIAENMLVQAYGQDGANDIIDKMTNTIQRVPFEFLRIIHPAEIATTIQHEHVQVVSLLLSHLKIEKAAQVLQNLPDAIRSDVAIRLAKMDRTNPEVLSVVERILERRFAGIMSQNEIVNSVGGVEALAEILNRVDRNTEKRILEDLEGIDQALATDIRNLMFVFEDIFRLDDKSVQRLLREIDVKDLGLALKGANDDLRDTFFRNMSQKAGKLLQDDIEMMGPVLMRDVSEVQTKVVGVVRALEQAGEIIILGNSEEDMFIE is encoded by the coding sequence ATGGCTAAAACAAAAAGCTCAATTAACACATGGAGTAAGCGCATGAAAGTTGCGGCCCTGTTAGTCTTGATTGACAATGATGCAGCAGCTGGTGTTCTTCGAAGTTTTAATGATGATCATGAAGTGATTGCACTTGCTAAAGAAATTTCTATGGTTGGTACTGTAAATGAGAATGATCAAGAGATTTTATTAAATGAGATGTATGAAGTTTTGCAAATCCAAAAAGGTGTTGCCAGTGGAAGCTTAGATATTGCCGAAAATATGTTGGTTCAGGCTTATGGTCAAGATGGTGCTAATGACATTATCGACAAGATGACAAATACGATTCAAAGAGTACCGTTTGAGTTTTTGAGAATTATACATCCTGCAGAAATTGCTACAACAATTCAACATGAGCATGTACAAGTAGTTTCTTTATTATTGTCACATTTAAAAATTGAAAAAGCAGCACAAGTATTACAAAATCTCCCGGATGCTATTCGCTCAGATGTTGCAATCCGCCTTGCCAAGATGGATAGAACTAATCCAGAAGTACTTTCTGTGGTGGAAAGGATTCTAGAGAGAAGATTTGCTGGTATCATGTCACAAAATGAAATTGTAAATTCAGTTGGTGGTGTTGAAGCACTTGCTGAGATCCTCAACAGGGTTGATAGAAATACAGAGAAAAGAATTCTGGAAGATCTTGAAGGAATTGATCAGGCGCTTGCTACTGATATTCGTAACTTGATGTTTGTATTTGAAGATATCTTCAGACTTGATGATAAATCTGTTCAACGTTTATTACGTGAGATTGATGTTAAAGATCTTGGACTTGCACTCAAGGGTGCTAATGACGACTTACGTGATACTTTCTTCCGTAATATGTCTCAGAAAGCTGGAAAATTATTGCAAGATGATATTGAAATGATGGGCCCTGTCTTAATGAGAGATGTTTCTGAGGTTCAAACCAAGGTTGTTGGTGTTGTAAGAGCACTTGAGCAAGCAGGTGAAATCATTATTCTTGGTAATAGTGAAGAAGATATGTTCATTGAGTAA
- a CDS encoding methionine adenosyltransferase domain-containing protein, translating into PDAKAQVTLEYEDDKATRIETILLSTQHDPICNGESDNDKIQAIIAQDLKAKVVDPVFKNFDLKPDQNTKYFFNPSGRFVTGGPQGDAGLTGRKIIVDTYGGYARHGGGAFSGKDPTKVDRSAAYAARHAAKNIVAAGLATKCEIQVSYAIGVAHPTSIHVETFGTGKLDDQQITELVKQVFDFRPYSIIKNFKLREQPKLHNGRFYQDLAAYGHFGRPELNLPWEQLDKVEDLKKLASNLELAQN; encoded by the coding sequence CCTGATGCCAAAGCACAAGTCACACTTGAATATGAAGATGACAAAGCAACTAGAATTGAGACTATCTTGCTTTCGACACAACACGATCCCATCTGTAATGGAGAAAGTGACAATGACAAAATCCAAGCAATCATTGCTCAAGACCTTAAAGCCAAAGTTGTTGATCCAGTCTTTAAAAACTTTGATCTTAAACCAGACCAAAACACCAAGTATTTTTTCAATCCATCAGGGCGTTTCGTAACGGGCGGGCCTCAGGGTGATGCTGGTCTTACTGGTCGCAAAATTATTGTCGACACTTACGGTGGATATGCTCGTCACGGTGGTGGTGCTTTCTCAGGGAAAGACCCAACCAAGGTAGATAGATCAGCGGCTTATGCTGCGCGCCACGCTGCTAAAAATATAGTGGCCGCCGGACTTGCCACCAAGTGTGAGATCCAAGTCTCTTATGCAATTGGAGTTGCTCATCCAACTAGCATTCACGTCGAGACTTTCGGCACTGGCAAACTTGATGATCAGCAAATTACGGAACTTGTCAAACAAGTCTTTGATTTTAGACCTTATTCAATCATCAAGAATTTCAAATTACGTGAGCAACCTAAACTTCATAACGGCAGATTTTACCAAGACCTTGCTGCCTACGGCCATTTTGGTCGTCCAGAGCTCAATTTACCTTGGGAGCAGCTAGATAAAGTAGAAGACCTAAAGAAGCTTGCCTCCAACTTAGAACTTGCACAAAATTAA
- a CDS encoding histidine phosphatase family protein, whose translation MVDLLDSTEQVKQIYLVRHGETSATEKGRVCGNSDIGLTAEGLEQVDMVASWFYDIQIDSIFSSPLLRAVQTADAIAKAVMQPTYYKHSGLVEKKEGDWEGKTYWEIRDQNQKQWEKWSKDPINYAAPNGENVKEFVARIDRAMTDILSNYETGNRIVLTTHAGVIRAIIINALNIPVENFFRIDIPVASISKIDWSANYSTLKFTGLSPEEYSFAVA comes from the coding sequence ATGGTAGACCTACTTGACTCAACTGAACAAGTAAAACAAATATATTTAGTAAGACACGGTGAAACAAGTGCCACAGAGAAAGGCAGAGTATGTGGCAATAGTGACATTGGACTTACTGCAGAGGGGCTGGAGCAAGTCGACATGGTCGCTTCTTGGTTTTACGATATCCAAATTGATTCTATTTTTTCTAGCCCATTACTTCGTGCGGTGCAAACAGCTGATGCAATTGCCAAGGCAGTTATGCAACCAACTTACTACAAACACAGTGGACTAGTCGAAAAAAAAGAAGGCGACTGGGAAGGCAAGACTTATTGGGAAATTAGAGATCAGAACCAAAAGCAATGGGAGAAGTGGTCCAAGGATCCAATCAACTACGCTGCTCCCAATGGTGAAAATGTCAAAGAATTTGTTGCCAGAATCGATAGAGCAATGACTGACATTCTGAGTAACTACGAAACAGGTAACCGAATCGTCCTCACCACTCACGCTGGAGTCATTAGAGCAATCATTATCAACGCACTGAATATACCTGTAGAAAACTTCTTTCGCATCGATATACCAGTAGCTTCAATTAGCAAAATCGATTGGTCAGCCAATTATTCAACACTCAAATTTACCGGATTGAGTCCGGAAGAATATAGTTTTGCAGTGGCTTAG
- a CDS encoding YibE/F family protein produces MKKLLLSLFILLGLSQAIKAADDFDLRIIKVIEASEPAKNDLLGYSQQSVKIKIPSDDQELLITNTIPDNQAYAITAKAGKQYLASIEEDGEVYLTDYYREPVILALIFAFMVLVILLGGSRGFKAIISLILTGLAITYFLIPGIKAGLNPISLAVALSAFATATTMLLVAGWTKKSLAATIGTTGGVAIAGLIAMIVINIAPLSGLARTEAHILLANLHAINLDFQGILAAGIIIASLGASMDVSISIASSAQEIYEANPHQTKRELFAHTMNVGKDIMGTMVNTLILAYTGASIPLFLLLYSESGIRLINMEIIATELTSATVGSIGLVLAIPVTALVSSVLLKAKQA; encoded by the coding sequence ATGAAAAAGCTCTTATTATCTCTTTTTATTCTCCTTGGCTTAAGCCAAGCAATTAAGGCTGCTGACGATTTTGATCTACGCATCATCAAGGTTATTGAAGCTTCAGAACCGGCTAAAAACGACCTGCTTGGTTATTCACAACAAAGTGTCAAAATCAAAATTCCTAGTGATGATCAAGAATTACTTATCACCAACACAATCCCAGATAACCAAGCCTACGCCATTACAGCCAAGGCGGGCAAGCAATATTTAGCTTCAATTGAAGAAGATGGTGAGGTCTACCTTACCGACTACTATCGAGAACCTGTTATCCTTGCTTTGATATTTGCCTTTATGGTTTTAGTCATATTGCTCGGTGGCAGCCGCGGTTTCAAAGCCATCATCTCACTGATCCTGACAGGACTTGCGATAACTTATTTCTTAATTCCGGGAATCAAAGCCGGGCTCAATCCAATCAGCCTAGCAGTTGCACTCTCTGCTTTTGCTACTGCCACTACTATGCTACTGGTCGCTGGCTGGACCAAAAAATCTTTAGCAGCGACAATCGGCACCACTGGCGGGGTAGCGATTGCTGGCTTAATTGCCATGATTGTAATTAACATAGCGCCATTGAGCGGACTTGCTAGAACCGAAGCTCATATACTACTTGCCAATCTACATGCTATCAATCTTGATTTTCAAGGGATACTTGCAGCAGGAATCATTATTGCAAGTCTTGGAGCATCAATGGACGTATCAATTTCTATTGCAAGTTCAGCACAAGAGATTTATGAAGCCAATCCTCATCAAACCAAACGAGAATTATTCGCACATACCATGAATGTCGGCAAAGATATCATGGGCACAATGGTCAATACTCTCATCCTTGCTTATACTGGCGCCTCGATTCCACTCTTCCTTTTGCTTTATAGCGAATCAGGCATCCGTTTGATCAATATGGAAATAATTGCAACTGAACTAACATCAGCAACAGTAGGTAGCATCGGGCTAGTCCTGGCAATCCCAGTAACAGCGCTAGTTTCATCTGTTTTGCTCAAGGCAAAACAAGCATAG